In Salvelinus namaycush isolate Seneca chromosome 16, SaNama_1.0, whole genome shotgun sequence, the sequence TTCTCTGTGCTTGTTTGAACTTGCCTGGTTTAATTGatcaatagaatagtcccaaaactgTAACCCCCACCATCTGTCACTCTAGACACTACAGAGCAAACGTATTtgaaagatttaaaaaatatatttctaaTAGTAATTGAACCCAGGTCTTCTCTATAGATACATTCCTCTGGCAGAGAGCAGCACAGTTGCTAACACTTTAGAAGAATAAGTCATGCTGTATTATCACACATACCAGGCTGTGTGAACGTTATTACTGGCAGCAAATTGCACATTAAGTGGCTGTGGTACGACTGAGTGCAAACCTTGTAATTTCTTGTTAGTCACACTAAATTAAAATATAATTCGAGCAGAGCTACATTAATTCAGTTTCCAAATATATATTTCCAGAACAACCTGACCTCTAACTCTCAAAGTGAGTACTGTACCTAGGAATGCCATCAgggtaaataagactttgttcttaagtTAGTCGCCTGCTATTTGAATGAAGAATTGTACAACTTGCACCTTTatttaaaggtaaaataaatactgTAGCAAGTATATTACAAATATTCCATCCAATTAACGTCCCCCTGATAACGTCAGGTCATACCTGCTGTCACCATGGTAATTATAGTATCATTATGACCTCATTTCCTGTccattcttcttcttctccttttgttcaccctctcctcctcctcctgtcttatCTTTCATCTCTCTTCAACTCTTCTGTTCCCTCAGCTTCCCCTTCGCTCTCCTTCCTCTCACCACTCTCTTGCTCTCCCACCACCCCCTCACcctattctctccctctcctcctcctcctctgtctatTTATTTGGTCAAAGCTTTTCCCTATCCCACGACTTCATTTCTCTGATTATCAGTTTCATTCATATCAATTATGTTATTATTTACTTTTGTGCTATTTATTTATAATAGGGAGAAAATAAACGGGATTTTAATGGGATCAAGAGAGAGTGTAattggaggggagagaaagaatgGTATAAacaagggatgagagagagataagagcaAAGGTGAAGGACTAAAATGTggtgggatagagggagagagggatagagaaagagagggatacagGGAGAGTGGGATAGAGGGAGAAGCTGTCAAATCGAGCCAGGGAAAGTATGAGAAAGAAAACAAATTGAAAGCGGGACTTACGTCAGAAAGAAGGAGAATTAGATAGACAGACCAACAGACAGGTTGTAGAACTGTTACATAAAAGCACAGCTTTACTGAACTACATACATACTGAGGAAATAAACAATggttgcatctcaaatggcaccctattccctattcagaGCACTGCATTCAGACACAAAGAGTTGACATTGAAGCATCTCTTATAAATTTGAACAATCAGTATAATCTCAATCTGAAAACATTCAATCTAATGATAAGACCATCACGTTGTTGCATTTGCCgtttgtttttcttttttaagCACTTTGAGATTATTTCTGTAAGGAAAAGCACTCTAGAAGGTAAGCAAGACAACAGTCTCTGCACGAATAATGCAGCACCCCCCCCTTGGACCAATTGAGATATCGCGTGTGACTAACAAATGTCAGTTAATTAGTATAGCTCCCGCCTTGGGCCAATCCGTTTAATTTAGTAAACGGCGGATCTTTATGGCAAGACGCATCGTTCACCTAACTTTAGTCAAAATCGTcccagtgctgtctgagatatgGCGTGTGACTAACGTACGAACGAATGAAGATAAATCAACAGTCCCCTCCCTGATTACATCGTGGACGATTGTTATTATCACGTTTGTTTCATAATGAGGCCTGTAAAAGCTATTTATATCCTCATGACAAAACATATCAGGAAGAAGATCCCAATCAATGAAACAAAGTGTTCTTACAGTTTGTCTAGAGAGAAGAAGTCAAAGAAAGATGGTAGAAGTATTGGCAAGAAGTCTGGACAAAGAGTGCTAAGACGtaagaagggagggaagggggatAGTAAGACTACTCGTCTGTCCAACAAATTAGAAGGCAATTGAGGATCATTTAATAAAAATTGGATTAACCAAACCTAACAAACCATCAGTTTATTATCAAATCTTAGCCGCAATGTTTATTGCATCAAACAGAGGAAGCTTGTGACTTGCATGCTCCGGTATAGAACAAGGCTGGACTATAGGACTATAGGTCATTTCCGCAGGCCCTGTGCCCTCtttgccctctctccctccaaaaCAAACACAGGGGGAGATTttataattatttgttttatgaagtttctgttgttttgttttaCGCAGGCATGGAAACCATCTCTGGGGAAATGGGTTGGAATGGATTAGGCCACTCCTCTCTGGCATCCGTGACAACAGGAAGAACCAACCTCACTTCCTCCCTCTTCCCCGACTTCACATCCCTTAACAGTTCTCATGAAGGGGCAGGGTCCTATTACTGGATTATCCCCGAGAACGCCTCAGCCACCACGCCCCATGCTTTACCCCAGCCCAGGGTGAGGGATCTGGGTCTGGCCCGGGCGGAGATAGGGGTCCTGGGCTTGGTGCTGGCCCTCACTACCCTAGGGAATGGCTTCGTACTGTGGGTGCTGCTCCGCAGGAGGAAACACAACGCTCCCATGCATCTGTTCATGGTCAACCTGTGTCTGGCTGACCTGGTGGTGGCGCTGTTCCAGGTGAGACTGACACCTCAGAGATTAGAGTCGAATCCAGTTCTCTTGGGATTAACCCCAGCCCTGTTTTGATTGCTAGGCACCACATGTATACAGTAATCAACATCAGTAACCTATGAGTGACCTAAATCACAATGACATAGAGTGTGGTGAAGCTAACATGACCATGATTCTGTCCCTTCTAGTCTGTTTAACAATATGAATTAGTCAACTATTCATACAACTCGAAATCATTGTTACAGATATATGATCTTAATTTATTATGTTGCTGCAAATTTTCCTGCAAACTtctagtgtatttgagttttaaaaaggcttctgaagttagtAATTTTCACGTTGAAATTTTAGACTCGATTTGACATAATGAAAAATGTAGCAACCCCTACCAAAATGTCcattataatccacattataATTCACGTTTTCTGTTGCTgctggattattttcctgctgtagcaaactggctcaaatgaagatcctacatctgtatatggcCGTCCTAAATGACTAACACACATTCGCCTAATATTGTATGGTGGGTGCAGTTCTcaaaatgcagtggaaatggcGTGAGcatttaaataaatattattattcCATTGCTATGGCAGTCAGTCTACTCTGTTTCAATGTCCACACTAGCATGCAATGATTCATGGATTCTAAGTAGTATGCTAGTATCTAACGTAGCCAAGCTAAATTTTCTCTTATTTCCTGTCGGCCCCTCAGGTTTTCCCCCAGCTGGTGTGGGACATCACAGAAAGGTTCCAGGGGCCGGATTTTCTGTGTCGCTCAGTAAAGTACCTGCAGATCGTAGGGATGTTCGCGTCCTCCTATATGATCGTAGCCATGACAGTGGACCGGCACTATGCCATCTGCTGCCCACTGCAGGCCTATCGTGGTGGGTCCGTGTCCCGCTGGAACACCCCTATTATGATGGCCTGGGGCCTGGCCTTACTTCTCTCTATACCACAGGTAGGAGCACTATCACTGACCTCTGACCCCCTGGCCCTGCTGCTCTCCGTACCACAGGCAGGTAGGAACACCGAGCCTAAGCTTGAACCTAAGccttaacctctaaccctaactccaTCATGACTGCCTGGCCCTGCTGCTCTCCCTACCACAGGTTGGCACTGTAGGGGACAGTTAGCCTAACCTTAGTTTTATGTCCACATCTCaactaaaccctaaccctaaacccacaTCTCAGctcaatcctaaccctaaacctagcttcatgtccacatcccagctcaaccctaaccagtGGCGGTTCGTGCTGTTTAATATTAGGGAGGACGATTTTTATTTTTGATTAGCGAGgctttatttctattacagcatataggatgactgtcattcctattccattcacccagttcaatgtaacattgatggGTTTAGGCGACTACATCATACTCAAATTTACCCTATACTCATTATGACATTAGAACCTAGCCTACAAATGAACATttataacgtaggtgcacaggtcgagagacaaattggagAAATCAAGTCTTTCAGGTGGGACGTTGAACGGGTGTCCTgacactaaagatcccatggcacttatcataagagtaggggtgttaaccacagtgtcctggcaaattcccaatctggccctcataccatcatggccacctaatcatccccgtcttccaattggctcattcatccccccctcTTTTCCCCTGTAACTATTTCCCAGGTCTCTAATGTCAATGAGAATGTGTTTTGGTAATAGAAATATAGAAATTAAACCTGACTCGaacagagaggaatgctatttactttagctagctggctaaggatTTCCAAGactgcaactcttccaagtcaaggtaagctttcggtTTTATGAATGGATTGCTTCCGGGGCCCACCCCCCattgtaactgctaaactgcttgacGTGATTGTACACATGGATTGGATTGTGGGTTTCCTAGCGCGTTAGTTTAAGTTTGTTGACTATAATGTTAATATGGTAACAACGATGTAGGCTTTGTAGCAGGTAGTGGTTATattatgaaggtttggcttggagaaGATTTTTCGCCTGGTCACTGATCAGGGGTGTGTTCATTACAGTGGTTCTGCTGCAAAACATTTCTTCAACGAAAGCAAACGaaacgaaacggggagggacctacctaaatttgtccaatagaaaggaatgttttgcaactgtttggactaatgattacacccatGATCAGCCTCcacttaccctaaccctagcttcatgtccacatccggGCTCAAACCCTAATCCTAGCCTCAAACACAACCCTAACATGACAGCCTCTGCCCACTTACCGTTTACTTGAGCTTTCACACAACCATTTACATATGTTCTGCCCTCGAGGCAGAGCTGCCCTCAGAACAATATAGAGGTAGGGACACTGGCCCCGCTGATCAGTATAGGCTACCTCGGGTGTGTACCAGGGACAGCTAGATGACATGCTGGCTCAGGAAATTAAGTCTCAATGGGACACTCCTGCCCTGACCCCAGGGCCTGCAGTCAAATTTAAGATGTTCCATTTTTAGGCATATCATGGGATCAGTGGAAGTTTCCTAGACAGTGTGGTCTCCTGTTCTGTTAGTTGTGAAGGAAATTGATGTTTGGTTTGGTTTTGACTCCCTCACCCCTCACtcttccttcctcccctccctccattctccaccctctcccccctccaacaTTCCCCTCTCCCCAGTTGTTCATCTTCTCGCGGTCGGAGGTGTCTCCAGGAGAGTTTGAGTGCTGGGCTAACTTCGCTGAGCCGTGGGGACTCAAGGCCTACATCACCTGGATGACCCTAGCAGTGTTCTTACTGCCAGCACTAATCATCACGGTCTGCCAGGTACTGTCTACTACTGAAACAGAcgtacacacatgcacgcacgcacacactgccAGGCTTAATGATCACTGTCTGCCAGGTACGACAACAAGGACACAACACAGTGTGaccacagaacaaaaatataatagaAATGTATCCTTTTTCCACATTGACAGGCACAGCGTTAACCGCGGTGCAATGCCCTTGGAGGGTGCCTGGGATCAGAGACCAGCTGCCCTCCGTTTACCAGTTCACTTCCTATTTCATTATCcttaaggctctggtcaaaagtagtgcgctatatagggaatagggtgaaatTTGGGATGCACACCATATCTCTAAgctataggctacctgccacccccgaGAACATACAAAACACAGAATTAAAAAATGGATTTTGCATGAATAAAATTTGCTGTGTTTTGATGGAGCGGTTTTTGGTAGGCTCTGTTGAATAAGCTGCAGGGAGTCAGTTCTATCAGATCAAGGACAGGCCGGACAGCTGGTGGGATAGATGGGGTGGCTGTACTGGCTGGTGTTGTGTAGCGTCCCGTGGGGGATAGAGACATTCTGGGCTACCTCCCTCTGGTCCAGTCAgactcagagagagagcaagctgCTCTATTTAAGGAAATATATTTCCAGGGTCCGGCTATTTGCTGTTTCCCCTGGCCTAATTAACACAGCCCACTGTAGACCTACTGCTGTGTGGCTGGCCTGTCAGAACACTACCCACTGTGAGGGACCCAGCGAGGAACCAGAATAACAGTCAAATGAACCAGATCCCAGCCAAAGATTAGGGACATTGAATTAATTTGTGTTTCATTACAAGTGTagagctgggttcaaatactatttaaaatctTTCGAATACTTTGAGTGTGTAATTTATTCTGCCTGGAGTTCCCCCGATGGGCGAGTTTGGTGTTTTGGCaatattctattggttccattatgCCAGGCAAGCTCAGTCAAAACAGCTTAAGTATTTTTAATTATTTAAAGTTGTGTTTGAATCCAGATCTGATCATGTGACCTCCTTGCTAACATGGTTTGGCAAGACATTGTTCTAAGACCCAGTTTCTCATGACCTGCTGGGGTCTTGTGCTTTTTCAGGAAACAGAATCTAGGACATTTAATTGAGTTAGAAAGGTCTATGTTTGGTGTCTGTGTTGGGATGATTAGGTTTAGGAATCGGTTCCAAAATACTTCTCTATGTGCACTCTTTTACTGTCTAAGTACATTTGATCTATTagtatctacaggtaactgccaaaataaaggaaacaccaacataaagtatctttagggcgttgggccaccatgaCCCGCCAGatcagcttcaatgcaccttggcatagattctacaagtgtctggaactctattggagggatgcaacaccattctgaGATTAAtcccatcatttggtgttttgttgacggtggtggaaaacgctgtctcaggcaccgctccagaatctcccataagtgttcaattggggtgagatctggtgacagacaCACAAACCCTTTAAACACTCTATGCTCCTTTGAGAACCCTCTttaaaagtcactgagatctcttcttctagccatggtagccaaaataatggacgactgggcatttttatacatgaccctaagcatgatgggatgttaactgCTTAATTAACTAAGGAATCTGTGTGGAAGcatctgctttcaatatactttgtatccctcatttactcattTAAGTGTTTCCTCTATTTTGGAAGTTAGCTGTACGTTTCTATTAGTTGTATGTATTTTACTCTTTTAGTATCTAGCTACATACTTCAGACATATTCAGACTCATTAAGACacattcattcattcactcatTCATCTATTTCTTTCTAATTCCAGATCCGGATCTTCAGAGAGATTCACAACAACATCTATCTGAAGTCAGAGAGAATGGTGTCAGCAGAGCTCAAGAAGAACAACGATGTCATCTTCCACTTCCACAGAGTCAAAAAGGACGACGACAGAGCGACcagggagcaggggagagggggatgcagaggggggagaggagatggaggggaacAGCTTCTAAAGACTATGAACAACAACCCCTCCAGCACTCTCTGTAACCCTCTCTTACCGCTCTCCCCCCAGTCTACTACAGCTGTTGTACCCTCAGAGTGCTATCCCTACCTGTCCCCCTCTCCACAATACAGCAGCTGTCACAACAACCACACAGCAGCAACACAGCAAAGCCCCTTCAACACCCCAGATAACATAACCCTCCCCTCCAACCCCGGCCTCAGTGACCAAAGGGGCTCTAGTACAGCTGTAGTTCCCCAATCATGTGACACGTGCTCACATGGATCCCATGGCCCAGTCACCTcaggtggttgtggtggtggttcaGTGCCTCCTAACAATGGTGGATGCTGTCATGAGGCCTACACATCCTTCGAGCTCCCATCCTCCCCCCGGTGTGTCTCCTCTCCACGCCCATCGCTGGAGtaccctcccccacccccccggGCCCTGACGCCCCCCTCCATCTC encodes:
- the LOC120060625 gene encoding vasopressin V2 receptor-like; this encodes METISGEMGWNGLGHSSLASVTTGRTNLTSSLFPDFTSLNSSHEGAGSYYWIIPENASATTPHALPQPRVRDLGLARAEIGVLGLVLALTTLGNGFVLWVLLRRRKHNAPMHLFMVNLCLADLVVALFQVFPQLVWDITERFQGPDFLCRSVKYLQIVGMFASSYMIVAMTVDRHYAICCPLQAYRGGSVSRWNTPIMMAWGLALLLSIPQLFIFSRSEVSPGEFECWANFAEPWGLKAYITWMTLAVFLLPALIITVCQIRIFREIHNNIYLKSERMVSAELKKNNDVISRALTPPSISKAMSKTVRMTLVIVLVYTVCWSPFFIVQLWAAWDPNPPDQGVAFTILMLLASLNSCTNPWIYTFFSSSVSRELQAMLRCRPRTPRRGSIPDDSTTTHTSTTKDSLY